The following coding sequences are from one Halorubrum sp. BOL3-1 window:
- a CDS encoding nitrous oxide reductase accessory protein NosL, with amino-acid sequence MDLDFSQRSVSRRHAVHAVGTGAAMGLAGCLGSSAESAPEPVDLSGQKTDYQGGMVIGDHGGPNGQVFYSDTQPEPKQGPAEDTEDTAHLAWFHTLAHGLFPYHFDTVDDGAEATAIYVTDYSRVDWEIPEETERKKMPAPTAPDTFADATGLTYAVETDVMGGMGPDLLPFSDSDEAETFAEDHGGRTLGYDDIDRSLVEGIQMTGME; translated from the coding sequence ATGGATCTCGACTTTAGCCAGCGTTCGGTGTCGCGTCGACACGCTGTTCATGCGGTCGGTACTGGAGCCGCGATGGGTCTCGCCGGCTGTCTCGGTAGCTCTGCCGAATCAGCTCCCGAACCGGTGGACCTGTCTGGACAAAAAACGGACTACCAAGGCGGAATGGTGATCGGAGACCACGGCGGACCGAACGGACAGGTCTTCTACTCCGACACACAGCCGGAACCCAAACAGGGACCCGCCGAAGATACTGAAGATACAGCGCATCTCGCTTGGTTCCACACGCTCGCGCACGGGCTCTTTCCGTATCACTTCGACACGGTGGATGACGGTGCGGAGGCGACCGCGATCTACGTCACGGACTACTCTCGCGTCGACTGGGAAATCCCCGAGGAAACCGAACGGAAGAAGATGCCCGCGCCGACCGCGCCAGACACCTTCGCCGATGCGACTGGTCTCACCTACGCCGTCGAAACGGACGTGATGGGGGGAATGGGACCGGACCTACTGCCGTTCTCTGACAGTGATGAAGCCGAAACGTTCGCGGAGGATCACGGTGGGCGGACTCTCGGGTACGATGATATAGATCGATCACTCGTTGAGGGAATTCAGATGACCGGGATGGAGTAG